One genomic segment of Suricata suricatta isolate VVHF042 chromosome 16, meerkat_22Aug2017_6uvM2_HiC, whole genome shotgun sequence includes these proteins:
- the TRIM28 gene encoding transcription intermediary factor 1-beta, translating to MSIAPPPPHWRRRDGVGGASSPAGGGGEALELLEHCGVCRERLRPEREPRLLPCLHSACSACLGPPAPAAANSSGDGGAAGDGAVVDCPVCKQQCFSKDIVENYFMRDSGSKAATDTQDANQCCTSCEDNAPATSYCVECSEPLCETCVEAHQRVKYTKDHTVRSTGPAKSRDGERTVYCNVHKHEPLVLFCESCDTLTCRDCQLNAHKDHQYQFLEDAVRNQRKLLASLVKRLGDKHATLQKNTKEVRSSIRQVSDVQKRVQVDVKMAILQIMKELNKRGRVLVNDAQKVTEGQQERLERQHWTMTKIQKHQEHILRFASWALESDNNTALLLSKKLIYFQLHRALKMIVDPVEPHGEMKFQWDLNAWTKSAEAFGKIVAERPGTNSTGPTPMAPPRAPGPLSKQGSGSSQPMEVQEGYGFGSDDPYSSAEPHVSGVKRSRSGEGEVSGLMRKVPRVSLERLDLDLTADSQPPVFKVFPGSTTEDYNLIVIERGAAAAAAAGQPGTAPPGAPGAPPLPGMAIVKEEETEAAIGAPPAATEGPETKPVLMALAEGPGAEGPRLASPSGSTSSGLEVVAPEGASAPAGGPGALDDSATICRVCQKPGDLVMCNQCEFCFHLDCHLPALQDVPGEEWSCSLCHVLPDLKEEDGSLSLDGGDSAGVVAKLSPANQQKCERVLLALFCHEPCRPLHQLATDSTFSLDQPGGTLDLTLIRARLQEKLSPPYSSPQEFAQDVGRMFKQFNKLTEDKADVQSIIGLQRFFETRMNEAFGDTKFSAVLVEPPPLSLPGAGLSAQELSSGPGDGP from the exons ATGTCAattgccccgcccccgccgcacTGGCGGCGCCGAGATGGTGTAGGCGGAG CGTCGTCGCCCGCGGGGGGCGGCGGCGAGGCGCTGGAGCTGCTGGAGCATTGCGGTGTGTGCCGGGAGCGCCTGCGCCCTGAGAGGGAGCCGCGCCtgctgccctgcttgcactcggCCTGCAGTGCCTGCCTCGGGCCTCCGGCGCCCGCAGCCGCCAACAGCTCGGGGGATGGCGGTGCAGCGGGCGACGGCGCCG tggTTGACTGTCCTGTGTGCAAGCAACAGTGTTTCTCCAAAGATATTGTGGAGAATTATTTTATGCGTGACAGTGGCAGCAAGGCTGCCACAGACACCCAGGATGCAAATCAG TGCTGCACTAGCTGTGAGGATAACGCCCCTGCCACCAGCTACTGCGTGGAGTGCTCTGAGCCGCTGTGTGAGACGTGTGTGGAGGCACACCAGCGGGTGAAGTACACCAAGGACCACACTGTGCGCTCCACTG GGCCAGCCAAGTCCAGGGACGGTGAGCGCACAGTGTATTGCAATGTTCACAAGCACGAGCCTCTCGTGCTGTTCTGTGAGAGCTGTGACACCCTCACCTGCCGGGACTGCCAGCTCAACGCCCATAAGGATCACCA ATACCAGTTTCTGGAGGATGCGGTGAGGAACCAGCGCAAGCTCCTGGCCTCGCTGGTGAAGCGCCTTGGGGACAAGCATGCAACGCTGCAGAAGAACACCAAGGAGGTTCGCAGCTC GATCCGCCAAGTGTCTGACGTACAGAAGCGTGTGCAGGTGGATGTTAAGATGGCCATTTTGCAGATCATGAAGGAACTGAACAAGCGGGGCCGTGTGCTGGTCAACGATGCCCAG AAGGTGACAGAGGGGCAGCAGGAGCGCCTGGAGCGACAACACTGGACCATGACCAAGATCCAGAAGCACCAGGAACATATTCTGCGCTTTGCCTCATGGGCTCTGGAGAGTGACAACAACACAGCTCTGTTGCTCTCCAAGAAGCTG ATCTACTTCCAGCTGCATCGGGCCCTCAAGATGATTGTGGATCCTGTGGAGCCACATGGTGAGATGAAGTTCCAGTGGGACCTCAATGCTTGGACCAAGAGTGCGGAGGCTTTCG gTAAGATCGTGGCAGAGCGTCCTGGCACCAACTCAACAGGCCCCACACCCATGGCCCCTCCTCGGGCTCCAGGGCCCTTGAGCAAGCAGGGTTCTGGCAGCAGCCAG CCCATGGAGGTACAGGAAGGCTATGGCTTTGGTTCAG ACGATCCTTACTcgagtgcagagccccatgtgtcCGGTGTGAAGCG GTCCCGCTCAGGTGAAGGTGAGGTGAGTGGCCTCATGCGCAAGGTGCCACGGGTGAGCCTTGAGCGCCTGGACCTGGATCTCACGGCTGATAGCCAGCCACCAGTTTTCAAAGTCTTCCCGGGCAGCACCACTGAAGATTACAATCTCATTGTTATTGAGCGTGGTGCTgcagctgcagctgctgctggacAGCCTGGGACTGCTccacctggggctcctggggctcctcCACTGCCTGGCATGGCCATCGTCAAG GAGGAAGAGACCGAGGCGGCCATTGGAGCCCCACCTGCTGCCACTGAGGGCCCTGAGACCAAACCTGTGCTCATGGCCCTGGCGGAGGGCCCTGGTGCGGAGGGCCCCCGCCTGGCCTCACCCAGTGGCAGCACTAGTTCAGGTCTAGAGGTGGTGGCTCCAGAGGGTGCTTCAGCCCCAGCAGGTGGCCCCGGTGCCCTGGATGACAGTGCCACCATCTGCCGTGTCTGCCAGAAGCCAGGCGATCTGGTCATGTGCAACCAGTGCGAGTTCTGCTTCCACCTGGACTGCCACCTGCCTGCCCTGCAGGATGTGCCAGG GGAGGAGTGGAGTTGCTCTCTCTGCCACGTGCTACCTGATCTGAAAGAGGAAGATGGCAGCCTGAGTctggatggtggtgatagtgcTGGTGTGGTGGCCAAGCTCTCGCCAGCCAACCAGCAG AAGTGTGAGCGTGTCCTGCTGGCCCTGTTTTGTCATGAGCCCTGCCGGCCCCTGCACCAGCTGGCTACTGACTCCACTTTCTCCCTG GATCAGCCTGGTGGCACCCTGGACCTAACCCTGATCCGTGCCCGTCTCCAGGAGAAGTTGTCACCTCCCTATAGTTCCCCCCAGGAGTTTGCCCAGGATGTGGGCCGCATGTTTAAGCAGTTCAACAAGCTGACAGAG GACAAGGCAGATGTGCAGTCCATCATCGGCCTGCAACGCTTCTTCGAGACTCGCATGAATGAGGCCTTTGGTGACACCAAGTTCTCAGCTGTGCTGGTGGAGCCCCCACCGCTGAGCCTGCCTGGTGCTGGCCTCAGTGCCCAGGAGCTATCCAGTGGTCCTGGTGATGGCCCCTGA
- the CHMP2A gene encoding charged multivesicular body protein 2a: MDLLFGRRKTPEELLRQNQRALNRAMRELDRERQKLETQEKKIIADIKKMAKQGQMDAVRIMAKDLVRTRRYVRKFVLMRANIQAVSLKIQTLKSNNSMAQAMKGVTKAMGTMNRQLKLPQIQKIMMEFERQAEIMDMKEEMMNDAIDDAMGDEEDEEESDAVVSQVLDELGLSLTDELSNLPSTGGSLSVAASGKKAEAAASALVDADADLEERLKNLRRD, from the exons ATGGACCTGTTGTTTGGGCGCCGGAAGACACCGGAGGAACTGCTGAGGCAGAACCAGCGGGCCCTGAACCGTGCCATGCGAGAGTTGGACCGTGAACGACAGAAGCTAGAGACCCAGGAGAAGAAAATCATTGCAGACATCAAGAAGATGGCCAAGCAGGGCCAGATG GATGCTGTGCGAATCATGGCAAAAGACCTGGTGCGCACTCGGCGTTACGTGCGCAAATTTGTGTTGATGCGGGCCAACATCCAGGCTGTGTCCCTGAAGATCCAGACACTGAAGTCTAACAACTCGATGGCCCAAGCTATGAAGGGGGTCACCAAAGCCATGGGCACCATGAACAGACAG CTCAAGTTGCCTCAAATCCAGAAGATCATGATGGAATTTGAGCGGCAGGCTGAGATCATGGACATGAAAGAGGAGATGATGAATGATGCCATTGATGATGCCATGGGTGATGAGGAAGACGAGGAGGAGAG TGACGCCGTTGTGTCCCAGGTCCTGGATGAGCTAGGATTGAGCCTGACAGACGAGCTGTCAA ACCTCCCTTCTACCGGAGGCTCACTCAGCGTGGCTGCCAGCGGCAAGAAAGCAGAAGCTGCAGCCTCAGCCCTAGTAGATGCCGATGCAGACCTGGAGGAGCGGCTCAAGAATCTGCGGAGGGACTGA
- the UBE2M gene encoding NEDD8-conjugating enzyme Ubc12, which yields MIKLFSLKQQKKEEESAGGTKGSSKKASAAQLRIQKDINELNLPKTCDISFSDPDDLLNFKLVICPDEGFYKSGKFVFSFKVGQGYPHDPPKVKCETMVYHPNIDLEGNVCLNILREDWKPVLTINSIIYGLQYLFLEPNPEDPLNKEAAEVLQNNRRLFEQNVQRSMRGGYIGSTYFERCLK from the exons atGATCAAGCTGTTCTCGCTGAAGCagcagaagaaggaggaggagtcGGCGGGCGGCACCAAGGGCAGCAGCAAGAAGGCGTCGGCTGCGCAGCTGCGGATCCAGAAGG ACATAAACGAGCTGAACCTGCCCAAGACGTGTGACATCAGTTTCTCAGATCCAGACGATCTCCTCAACTTCAAGCTGGTTATCTGTCCTGATGAG GGCTTCTACAAGAGTGGGAAGTTTGTGTTCAGTTTTAAG GTGGGCCAGGGTTACCCACATGACCCCCCCAAGGTGAAGTGTGAAACAATGGTCTATCACCCCAACATTGACCTCGAGGGCAACGTCTGCCTCAACATCCTCAG AGAGGACTGGAAGCCAGTCCTTACGATAAACTCCATAATTTATGGCCTGCAGTATCTCTTCTTG GAGCCCAACCCTGAAGACCCACTGAACAAGGAGGCCGCCGAGGTCCTGCAGAACAACCGGCGGCTGTTTGAGCAGAATGTGCAGCGCTCCATGCGAGGTGGCTATATCGGCTCCACCTACTTTGAGCGCTGCCTGAAATAG